The Candidatus Aegiribacteria sp. genome includes a window with the following:
- the infB gene encoding translation initiation factor IF-2: protein MAEKSSGNKMRVYELARELNLSSEALLKVLEEMKVSVKSHMSSMTTEDINRIRVRFDKEKIEARSKTALKKRKKKKRRKPRITAEAVKTVRDTLAKIDSGTGKARQKKRKKYREEKQERQITEDTGPEETVLIRITEYTSPSELAEMMDLPLSKVIGKFMELGVMATANQRLDVETISLVADEFGFEVEMVESFGAEEIEKKRVSTDGTEVPRSPIVTVMGHVDHGKTALLDRIRSTNVLSTESGGITQHIGAYITNLADDRRITFIDTPGHEAFTAMRTRGARVTDIVILVIAADSRVMPQTEEAIDHARAAGVPIVVAITKVDLSTANTDFIKKDLAAHKILVEEWGGDILCSEVSSITGENIDDLLEKLMLQTDMLELTACPDRPAKGTVLEGEIDPRSGIVANIIVQDGTLRLEDYFIAGRFSGRVRAMYDENNNEIEEAGPGVPVQILGCSFVPDAGESIVVVDSEHEARKVTRIRQLVQRERDLHAGRKVSLKDFWQKSEETEGVLNLIIKADVQGTAEAIVDTLSGLGNDEVSVNIIRSGAGGISGNDVNLAAASNAVIIGFRVRPDARAREEASALDIEIATFSVIHQVEDTVTKALSGLLKPEEKEEFLGSAEVRDLFKVPKIGVIAGSYVVNGVIRRNARVRLVRNGVDLWSGSISSLKRFKEDRKEVKAGFECGIGLSGYNDIKVGDVIESFEILSVSREL, encoded by the coding sequence TTGGCTGAGAAAAGCAGCGGGAATAAGATGAGAGTGTATGAGCTGGCAAGGGAACTTAACCTGTCAAGTGAAGCCCTCCTGAAGGTTCTTGAAGAGATGAAAGTATCTGTTAAGAGTCATATGAGTTCAATGACTACTGAAGATATTAATAGAATACGGGTCAGGTTTGATAAAGAAAAAATCGAAGCTCGTTCAAAAACCGCTTTGAAGAAACGCAAGAAGAAAAAAAGGCGTAAACCTCGCATAACTGCGGAAGCAGTGAAAACGGTGCGTGATACTCTCGCCAAGATTGACTCTGGCACAGGAAAAGCAAGGCAGAAAAAAAGAAAGAAATACAGAGAGGAAAAGCAGGAACGCCAGATAACTGAGGATACCGGTCCAGAGGAGACCGTACTAATACGAATAACAGAGTATACAAGCCCTTCTGAACTGGCCGAAATGATGGATCTTCCTTTGAGCAAGGTTATCGGTAAATTCATGGAACTCGGTGTGATGGCTACAGCAAATCAGAGGCTTGACGTTGAGACCATTTCGCTTGTGGCTGATGAATTCGGATTCGAAGTGGAAATGGTTGAGAGTTTTGGCGCAGAGGAGATTGAGAAGAAGCGCGTAAGCACAGATGGAACAGAAGTACCCAGATCACCGATTGTCACCGTTATGGGACATGTTGACCATGGCAAGACAGCTCTTCTGGACAGGATAAGATCCACAAATGTTCTTTCAACGGAATCAGGTGGAATAACACAGCACATTGGTGCGTATATCACAAATCTTGCTGATGATCGAAGGATTACATTCATCGATACTCCCGGACATGAGGCTTTCACAGCCATGAGAACAAGGGGCGCCAGAGTTACTGATATTGTAATACTTGTAATCGCCGCCGACAGTCGGGTCATGCCTCAGACGGAAGAGGCCATTGATCACGCAAGAGCAGCAGGAGTTCCAATTGTAGTAGCGATCACCAAGGTTGATCTGTCGACAGCGAATACTGATTTCATTAAGAAAGATCTGGCTGCTCACAAGATACTTGTTGAAGAATGGGGCGGTGATATCCTCTGCTCCGAGGTTTCTTCAATCACAGGTGAAAATATTGATGATCTGCTTGAGAAGTTGATGCTTCAGACAGATATGCTTGAGCTGACCGCATGTCCTGACAGACCTGCGAAAGGTACAGTTCTGGAAGGTGAGATCGATCCCCGAAGTGGAATTGTTGCCAATATTATCGTTCAGGACGGTACACTCAGGCTTGAGGATTATTTCATAGCAGGGCGCTTCAGCGGTAGAGTCCGAGCGATGTATGATGAAAACAATAATGAGATTGAAGAAGCAGGCCCCGGTGTTCCCGTACAGATTCTAGGATGTTCATTCGTTCCGGACGCAGGAGAATCGATTGTGGTGGTTGATTCCGAACATGAGGCCAGGAAAGTCACCCGAATACGTCAGCTGGTTCAGCGTGAAAGAGATCTTCATGCAGGCAGAAAGGTTTCACTTAAGGATTTCTGGCAGAAATCCGAAGAAACAGAGGGTGTACTCAATCTGATTATCAAGGCAGATGTTCAGGGGACAGCGGAAGCCATAGTCGATACACTGTCAGGGCTCGGTAACGACGAAGTATCCGTTAACATCATCAGAAGCGGAGCAGGTGGAATATCAGGGAATGATGTCAATCTTGCCGCGGCCTCAAACGCGGTGATAATCGGTTTCAGAGTTCGTCCGGATGCAAGAGCGCGTGAAGAAGCTTCAGCTCTGGATATTGAGATTGCTACATTCAGTGTGATTCATCAGGTGGAGGATACTGTGACCAAAGCTCTCTCCGGTCTTCTAAAACCTGAAGAGAAAGAAGAATTTCTTGGTTCAGCGGAAGTCAGAGATCTCTTTAAAGTTCCCAAAATTGGTGTTATTGCCGGATCATATGTTGTCAATGGCGTTATCAGAAGAAATGCGCGAGTTCGCCTTGTCAGGAATGGTGTTGATTTATGGTCAGGCAGTATCAGCTCTCTGAAGCGATTCAAAGAAGATCGCAAGGAGGTTAAAGCAGGTTTTGAATGTGGTATCGGTCTTTCGGGATACAACGATATCAAAGTTGGCGATGTTATCGAGTCTTTCGAGATATTATCGGTATCCCGGGAACTCTGA